In a genomic window of Rhinopithecus roxellana isolate Shanxi Qingling chromosome 2, ASM756505v1, whole genome shotgun sequence:
- the OSTC gene encoding oligosaccharyltransferase complex subunit OSTC has translation METLYRVPFLVLECPNLKLKKPPWLHMPSAMTVYALVVVSYFLITGGIIYDVIVEPPSVGSMTDEHGHQRPVAFLAYRVNGQYIMEGLASSFLFTMGGLGFIILDRSNAPNIPKLNRFLLLFIGFVCVLLSFFMARVFMRMKLPGYLMG, from the exons ATGGAGACCTTGTACCGTGTCCCGTTCTTGGTGCTCGAATGTCCCAACCTGAAGCTGAAGAAGCCGCCCTGGTTGCACATGCCGTCGGCCATGACTGTGTATGCTCTGGTGGTGGTGTCTTACTTCCTCATTACCGGAG GAATAATTTATGATGTTATTGTTGAACCTCCAAGTGTTGGCTCTATGACTGATGAACATGGGCATCAGAGGCCAGTAGCTTTCTTGGCCTACAG agtAAATGGACAATATATCATGGAAGGACTTGCATCCAGCTTCCTATTTACAATGGGAGGTTTAGGTTTCATAATCCTGGACCGATCGAATGCACCAAATATCCCAAAACTCAATAGATTTCTTCTTCTGTTCATTGGATTCGTCTGTGTCCTACTGAGTTTTTTCATGGCTCGAGTATTCATGAGAATGAAACTGCC GGGCTATCTGATGGGTTAG